TCTTCTACTGTATTCGAAAAGCTTGGGCAGTCGCAGTCTTCTTTTAAAATTCCGCAGGAAGATAAGCTGAGCAGAAAACAAGAAAAAAACAGAAAGAAAAATATTTTTTTTGCTTTATTCATAGTTGAATATAATACTATTTTCAAAAATACTATATGGTTTTAAGATTGAGGCAATAAATATTATTATTTTTGAAGAATATGATACATGGTCTTAAAATGTTTGGTAAGTACCTTTCCTTATTGGGGAATGTGTTTAGTAGACCTGAAAATAGAAAGGTATATTTAAGTAGGATTTTAGATGAAATGGTAAAGTTGGGGGTAAATTCTCTTACCATTGTAGCTATCATTTCCTTGTTTATGGGTGCTGTTGTTACCATTCAAACAGGTTTACAATTAAGCAATCCTTTCATTCCAAAATATTTAATTGGATTTGCCACACGAGAGTCTTTGGTTCTTGAATTTTCACCTACCATGATAGCCTTAATTTTAGCTGGTAAAGTAGGCTCAAGTATTGCTTCTGAAATAGGTACGATGAGGGTTTCTGAGCAAATAGATGCTCTAGAGATTATGGGAATCAATTCTTCTGCTTTCATCATACAACCCAAAATCATTGCTTCAGTTTTATTTTTCCCCATTTTAGTAATTATCAGTATGGCAATTGGAATGTTTGGCGGCTTTTTAGCTGCAACATTAGGTGGAATTATTAGTAAAGCAGAATTTTTACAGGGTTTACTCTATTGGTTTCAGCCATTCTACATTTTTTATGCATTAGTGAAAACCGTATTTTTTGCCTTTGCAATATCATCCATATCCTCTTTCTTTGGATATTATACCGACGGCGGAGCTATTGCTGTTGGTAAGTCAAGCACAAAAGC
The window above is part of the Flavobacteriales bacterium genome. Proteins encoded here:
- a CDS encoding ABC transporter permease; the encoded protein is MIHGLKMFGKYLSLLGNVFSRPENRKVYLSRILDEMVKLGVNSLTIVAIISLFMGAVVTIQTGLQLSNPFIPKYLIGFATRESLVLEFSPTMIALILAGKVGSSIASEIGTMRVSEQIDALEIMGINSSAFIIQPKIIASVLFFPILVIISMAIGMFGGFLAATLGGIISKAEFLQGLLYWFQPFYIFYALVKTVFFAFAISSISSFFGYYTDGGAIAVGKSSTKAVVFSCIVILIINFVITQLMLA